In Rhizobium sp. CIAT894, the genomic window GTGCACCGTTTGGAAACGCCGACCTTCCCTATGACGCAAAAGGAAGTCGGGCCCGAGCAAGGCGGCGGCGGCCGAAGGCTCCAGCTTCTGCCTTTGGGTAATCCACGCCATGCGAAGCAGCTTGAACAGATCGTTGTCGGCGGCCGTGTAGACGCCGGCGAGCATCTCGCGCATCACCTTGGCCACGAAGGCCGACATGCGGGCGACGGCCATGCCGTCGGCTTCGGTCTTGTTGGTCAGGCCGACGTCGTAGACCGACACCAGCTCCTGCGAACCCGACATCATGTGGACGAGGGCGCAGGGCGACTGAACCGGCTCGACGAAGAAGGCGTGCACGTTGTCGCCGAAGATCGCCTTGGCGCCGAAGGCGACGCCACCCGGTGCGCCGCCGATGCCGCAGGGCAGGTAGAGGAAAAGCGGATTTTCCTCATCGATCGTGATCCCACGCTCGTCGAGTTGCGATGCCAGCTCCGACGCCGCTGCGCTGTACCCGAGGAACAGGTGCCGCGATTGTTCGTCGTCGACGAAATAGATCGTCGGATCGGCGTCGGCGATGTCGCGGGCGTTTTCGACGGCGGTCGTATAGTCCGCCTCGTGCTGGATGACATCGACGCCGAGCTTCCGCAGGCGCTCGACCTTCCAGGCCTTGGCGTCGGACGACATGTGAACCGTGGCTTTGAAGCCGAGCGCGCGCGCGGCGATGCCGACGCTCAAGCCGAGATTTCCGGTGCTGCCCACCGCCACGGTATAGGCTGAAAATAACGAGCGGGCCTCTTCGGTTGCCAGCTTCCGGATATCCTCGCCGTCAGCGAGCAGTTCGTTCTGACGGGCGAGGCCTTCGGCAAAGAGGAAAACCTCGTAGACGCCGCCGCGCGCCTTGATGGAGCCGGCAACCGGCAGGTGGCTGTCGGCCTTGATGAAGACGTTGCCGAACTCTCTCGTTCGATAGCCGAGCGCCTCGCGGAGTTCCTTGAGTTCGACCAGTTCGGAGCGGATCTCGCCGCCCGTATCCTTCAGTTCCGGAAAGCATTCGGCAAGAAGCGGCGCCAAGCGCTGCCAGTTCTGGCGCGCGCTCTGCACATCGGCCGGTGAAACCGGCAGGTCCGAGGTATCGATCGCCTGTTTCCGGTAGGACGGATTGAGCCAGAGGGTCGGTCGGCCCGCGAGAACATCATCGCGAGCGGGATCACTGGGCAGTATCGTGTTCATGGACATTTCCATTCGTGAGCCGGGCTGGTCAGTGTCTTAGGACGCGGGCGAGGAAAGAGCGAGCCCGGTCGTTTTTCGGATTGTCGAAGAACTCGTCCGGCTTCCCGATCTCGATGATCGAGCCTTGGTCGATGTAGACGACGCGGTCGGCGACCTCTCTTGCGAACCCCATTTCATGGGTCACCACCATCATCGTCATGCCCTCGGTGGCCAGTTCCCGCATGACGTCGAGGACTTCGCCGACCATTTCGGGATCAAGCGCGCTCGTGGGCTCGTCGAACAGCATCAGATGCGGTTCCATGGCGAGCGAGCGGGCGATGGCCACGCGCTGCTGCTGGCCGCCGGACAGCTGGCCCGGATATTTGTGCGCATGCGCCTTGAGGCCGACGCGGTCGAGGAGCTTCATGGCGGTGGCTTCGGCCTCTTCCCGCGACTTTTTGCGGACCCGCATCGGCGCGATGGTGATATTGTCCAGCACTGTTTTGTGCGGGAACAGGCCGAATTGCTGGAAGACCATGCCGACGCCCTTGCGGATCGCCGCGAGTTCGCGTTCGCCGCCAAGCTTCCGGTCGGCCTCGACGGGCATTTCATAGCCGTCCACGACGAGGCTGCCGTTCTGGTACATTTCGAGGCCGTTGACGCAGCGGATGAGGGTCGACTTTCCTGAGCCGCTGGCCCCGAGAATGACCATGACTTCGCCGCGTGTGACGGCGAGATCGATGTCCTTGAGCACATGGTGGGCGCCGTAGAACTTGTTCATGCTTTTCATTTCGACGATGGCGTTCATCGTGATCTCTCCGTGTTGGAACAGCTCAGCGGGCACTCGTTGCCATATGGTCTTCGAGCTTTCTGGCGGCATAGGTGATCATCGAGCCGACCAGAAAATAGGTGACGAGCAGGAACGAGAGGACTTCGAAAGTCCGGTCGCCATATTGTGGGTTCGCCAGGATCATCTGCCCCGCGCGGAGAAAATCCGTCAGTCCGATGATGAAGACGAGCGGCGCGGAGTTGAAGATGTCGAGCACGTTGCCGACCAGCGGCGCCACCACGACCCGGAGCGCTTGTGGCAGAACGATCGAGCGGTTGATGTCGAATTCGCTGATGCCGAGAGACCTTGCCGCCTCGGTCTGGGCGCGCGGAACTGCCTGAAGCCCGCTTCGGACATATTCGGCGACATAGGCGGAGTAGAAGATCGTGAAGCCGATCATGCCGCGCGCGACGTCGGCCAGTCCCCACTGCGGCGCAAGGACCGGCATGAGGATCCAGATCCAGTAGACGACGAGGATGAGCGGCACCGAGCGCATGACCTCGATGTACCAGGTGCAGATGATCCTGAGACTTGAGAGCCGGCTCTGCCGTCCGAAGGCGAGCAGGATGCCGATCGGCAGAGACAGGACCGACGTCACCAGCGTCAGCAGGACGCTGAGAAGAAGTCCGCCCCAGAGCCCCACGCCCGGAGGGGCCATGACCGCCACGACGACGATGAAGCCCGTAAACGCCGCAGCCGGCATCGCCTTCCTGGACAATGGCACATACGACGTCAGCGCCCATCCCAGCGCGGTTGCGGCCACGACGCCTGCCGCAGACAGGGCGTTCTGCGGATCGCCATGATCGGCGATCAAAATCAACAAGGGGACGAGGACGAGAACCAGCCCATGGTGAGGCTTGAACGAAAACACGCAGCCGAGACCGGCGCCGAGGATCGCTGCGATGATCGCTGACGCCGTCCATGCGCGCCACGCCTGATCGGCTGGAAAAACGCCGATCATCAGCACCCGCAGGCTCTGCACGATGATATCCCACCTTGCCGTGGTGAGCGCCCAGTCAAGGATCGAATAGGCGAGCCAGAGCGCGCCAGGAATGACCAGCAGCGACAGGGCGACGTCGAAAGGCTTTCCGAACAGGTTGTGGCGGGTCCACTTTATTGAGGTGGCGATCATTGCGACACTCCCATGGGGTTAAGACGGCGGTTCGCCCAGTACACGGACGAACTGATGATCCAGCTGAGGATCAGGTAGGACGCCATGACGATGATGATGCCTTCAAGGCTGTGGCCGGTCTGATTGGCGATCGTCCCGTAAATGTTGAAGAGATCCGGATATCCGACCGCGATCCCGAGCGCGGTGTTCTTGGTCAGACTGATATACTGATTGCCGAAGGAGGGGAGAACGACGCGGAACACTTGCGGAAGGATGATGTCGTTGACGGTGTCGCGCCGGCTGAGCCCCAGCGACCCCGCGGCTTCCCATTGGGCCTTCGGAAGAGCGTCGATCGCGCCGCGGACGGTTTCGGCGATGAAGGAAGCGCTGCTCACGACGATGGCAAGCAGAAGGGCTGCCATCTCCGGGCTGATGCTGGTTCCCCCGCTGGCCTTGAACTTGTTGGCGACGGGGAAATTTACGGTCATCCCGCCGGTCGCGACCAGCAGCCCGAGGCAGACGACCGCCGCGCCGACGCATATCCGCCGCGCTCCACGGATGGGGTCGAATATTGCGCCGAGCGCCGACACTCCTGTGGCGGTGACCAGGATCAGCGAAAGGGTGGATGCGTCGCCGGTCCAGGACAGCGTGGGGACGTATATGCCTTGCTGGCTGACGATAAGGCCGCCGTAGAGCTTTGCTGCAGACGCCATGGGAGGAAAGTGCAGGACGACCGCGAAATACCAGAAGACGAGCTGTATGAGCAGCGGCGTGTTGCGGACGAACTCGACGATCCAGAAACAGAGGTTTCTCACCACCCAGTTCGTGGAGAGACGGCCGACGCCGAGCATCGTTCCGAGGATCGTGCTGAGGATGATTGCCAGCAGTGCGATCTTGGCGGTGTTGAAGATGCCTGTGACGAAAGCCGACGCGATCGACATCTCCGAAGAGAACTGGGTGAGGTTGGGGACGAAGCCTTCACCAGATGTCAGCGTCCATCCTTCGCTGATATCGAAGCCGGCGGTGTTGGCAAGAAACGAGAAGCTGAACCGTATGCCTTTCTCGGCAAGGCCAGCCTTGACCGCATATGCCAGCATGCCGAGCAGCACGACGACCAGAGCGACGATTCCGAGCTGGATCGCTTCGTGCCGGATGCGATTGCGCAGGCGCCGCGACCTCAGTCTATCACTCTCTGCCATGCCGCGGATCGCACTCGTTTCGTGGATTGTCATGTTCAGGCTCCAAGAGCTTGGGGGGCGAAACGTGTGGTTCCGACCCCCGGAAGGCATCAGTTCCAGAGCGGCGAGTAGATTGCGCCACCCTGCGTCCACAAGGCGTTCGGCGTGCCCTTGCGGTCGAGATACATCTTGGTCTTCGGACCGAGGTTACGATCGTAGGCCTCGCCGTAGTTGCCGACGGCCTTGATCGCCTGAGCAATGAAATCGTCGGAGAGGCCGAAGTCCTTGCCGTAGCCACCGCCGACGCCGAGGAACTTCTGAATGAAGGGATCTTCGCTCTTCAGCTTTTCGGCCAGATTGGCTTGGGTGATCTCGGACTCCTCGGCCTGGAAGAGGCCGTATTCGATCCAGCGCAGCGCGTTGCGCCACTTGGAGTCGTTGGCAGCCACGAAGCCGCCGAACGGGGACTTGTCCAGCGTATCCGGGAGGATCAGATAGTCGGCTGGCTTCGGTGCATTCCCCGCCCAGGCGGCAAGGGCTGATTTGTCGGTGCTCATCGCATTGCAACGACCCGAGTTGAGAGCGGAGAAAAGCTTCTCGAGGTTTTCATAGGTCAGAACCTTGGAGTCCTTCCAGCCACGCGCCTTGAAGGCAGCAGCCAGAACGGTCTCGGTGGCCGATCCCTGCGTGGTGCAGATCGTTGCGCCATCGAGGTCTGCGAATTCCTTGATCCCGGCATCGGTTTTCACCATGAGGCCGGTGCCGTCGTAGAAGTTGATTGGCAGAAAATCGATCGCGATCGACGATTCGCGCGCCGGTTTGATCGTGGTGTGGGCGAAGACGACATCGACCTGGCCGGTGAGGACTGCGTCAAAGCGGCTCTTGTCGGTCACCGTGATGAACTTGACCTTGGAGGCGTCGCCGAGAACGCCGGCGGCAACCGCTTTGCAGAAGTCGACGTCGAGCCCTTCCATCTGTCCGGTCGTAGTATTGAGATAGCCGAAGCCGGGAGCGGTGTTGTCGGTGCCGCAGTTGAGCACACCGCGCTGCTTGACCGTGTCGAGAACGGAGGCGGAAGCATTGGCCGCCGTGAACGCAACGCCTGCGAAAACGCCGGCAGTCAGGATTTTGAGTAGTTTCATCGAAGTTCCCCTTTCGGATCGCGTAGTGACGGTGACGCCAAATCAATGAGCGATGGCTCGATCGAAAGTCCGGTAAGACGCTGGAGGCGTTATCGCCTTTCTGACTGCGTCGTTCCCACTATTGGCCAAGGTCTGCGCGCGATCCTCGCTCCCAGTCCCATCAATTGGCAGATGGAGAGTAGGAGCGGGGTCTCTTCAAATCTACTTAATTCTCCTGAGGTGATACATTAGGAAATTTGTTGTTTTGTTGCCTCGGAATGATGGAGGTTTTGTCAGCATGGGGTCTGTTGCGTCGGCCCCGGGCGTCAAGACAGGGGCGGCTTCTCGGCCATTCGGTCAAGGAACACCTGAAGGGCCGGACTGCGCTTTTCCTCTTTGCGGAAGGCGATAAATATCCTCCGGCGGATTTCCGGAACGAGCCTGCAGACCCAGACGTCTTCGAGATCATAGCTGGCGCGCAGGCCAGGCAGGATCGAGATGCCGTAATTCTGCCGGATCAGCGCAATGGTCACTTCGAATCCCTTGCACCTCGCCACGATGTTGGGCTTGAATCCCTCTTCCTGACAGGCCTCCACCAGCATCCTCGTATAGGTGTCGGAAGCGGTGTCGATCGCCCACCGGTCCTCCCGAAGCTCATGCAGGCCAACGGTTGGCCGCTCCGACAGCCTGTGATCCTTGGAGACCATGACGTTGAACACGTCCTCCATCAGGAAGATCGTCTCGATATTGGGATCGAGCGCGCCGGTCGATATATTCAAGTCATCGATAATCGCGACATCCGTCTGCCAGCTTCGCAGCGCGGCAACGCTTTCGCCCGGCTCCATTTCTTCGAACTGGACGGTGAGGTGAGGGTGCCGTTCGGCAAGGTCGTAGACGACCTTCGGAATGACGGCGGCCGCCACGGAAGGAAACGCCGCTACCCGAAGTTCGCCGGAAACGACGCTTTTCAATTCGGCAATGTCGGCTTTCGCCGATTCGATTTCGATCAGGATCTTCTCTGCCCGCAGCACCAGCTGCTGGCCGGCGGGCGTCATGACAACGCCCCGCCCGCGTCGCTCGACGAGCCGTATGCCCACCTCTTCTTCAA contains:
- a CDS encoding amino acid ABC transporter permease — encoded protein: MIATSIKWTRHNLFGKPFDVALSLLVIPGALWLAYSILDWALTTARWDIIVQSLRVLMIGVFPADQAWRAWTASAIIAAILGAGLGCVFSFKPHHGLVLVLVPLLILIADHGDPQNALSAAGVVAATALGWALTSYVPLSRKAMPAAAFTGFIVVVAVMAPPGVGLWGGLLLSVLLTLVTSVLSLPIGILLAFGRQSRLSSLRIICTWYIEVMRSVPLILVVYWIWILMPVLAPQWGLADVARGMIGFTIFYSAYVAEYVRSGLQAVPRAQTEAARSLGISEFDINRSIVLPQALRVVVAPLVGNVLDIFNSAPLVFIIGLTDFLRAGQMILANPQYGDRTFEVLSFLLVTYFLVGSMITYAARKLEDHMATSAR
- a CDS encoding D-serine ammonia-lyase; amino-acid sequence: MNTILPSDPARDDVLAGRPTLWLNPSYRKQAIDTSDLPVSPADVQSARQNWQRLAPLLAECFPELKDTGGEIRSELVELKELREALGYRTREFGNVFIKADSHLPVAGSIKARGGVYEVFLFAEGLARQNELLADGEDIRKLATEEARSLFSAYTVAVGSTGNLGLSVGIAARALGFKATVHMSSDAKAWKVERLRKLGVDVIQHEADYTTAVENARDIADADPTIYFVDDEQSRHLFLGYSAAASELASQLDERGITIDEENPLFLYLPCGIGGAPGGVAFGAKAIFGDNVHAFFVEPVQSPCALVHMMSGSQELVSVYDVGLTNKTEADGMAVARMSAFVAKVMREMLAGVYTAADNDLFKLLRMAWITQRQKLEPSAAAALLGPDFLLRHREGRRFQTVHGIEKKMSRATHVLWTTGGSFVPEEQFQNFLRQAEALA
- a CDS encoding amino acid ABC transporter ATP-binding protein, producing MNAIVEMKSMNKFYGAHHVLKDIDLAVTRGEVMVILGASGSGKSTLIRCVNGLEMYQNGSLVVDGYEMPVEADRKLGGERELAAIRKGVGMVFQQFGLFPHKTVLDNITIAPMRVRKKSREEAEATAMKLLDRVGLKAHAHKYPGQLSGGQQQRVAIARSLAMEPHLMLFDEPTSALDPEMVGEVLDVMRELATEGMTMMVVTHEMGFAREVADRVVYIDQGSIIEIGKPDEFFDNPKNDRARSFLARVLRH
- a CDS encoding transporter substrate-binding domain-containing protein; amino-acid sequence: MKLLKILTAGVFAGVAFTAANASASVLDTVKQRGVLNCGTDNTAPGFGYLNTTTGQMEGLDVDFCKAVAAGVLGDASKVKFITVTDKSRFDAVLTGQVDVVFAHTTIKPARESSIAIDFLPINFYDGTGLMVKTDAGIKEFADLDGATICTTQGSATETVLAAAFKARGWKDSKVLTYENLEKLFSALNSGRCNAMSTDKSALAAWAGNAPKPADYLILPDTLDKSPFGGFVAANDSKWRNALRWIEYGLFQAEESEITQANLAEKLKSEDPFIQKFLGVGGGYGKDFGLSDDFIAQAIKAVGNYGEAYDRNLGPKTKMYLDRKGTPNALWTQGGAIYSPLWN
- a CDS encoding ABC transporter permease subunit (The N-terminal region of this protein, as described by TIGR01726, is a three transmembrane segment that identifies a subfamily of ABC transporter permease subunits, which specificities that include histidine, arginine, glutamine, glutamate, L-cystine (sic), the opines (in Agrobacterium) octopine and nopaline, etc.); its protein translation is MTIHETSAIRGMAESDRLRSRRLRNRIRHEAIQLGIVALVVVLLGMLAYAVKAGLAEKGIRFSFSFLANTAGFDISEGWTLTSGEGFVPNLTQFSSEMSIASAFVTGIFNTAKIALLAIILSTILGTMLGVGRLSTNWVVRNLCFWIVEFVRNTPLLIQLVFWYFAVVLHFPPMASAAKLYGGLIVSQQGIYVPTLSWTGDASTLSLILVTATGVSALGAIFDPIRGARRICVGAAVVCLGLLVATGGMTVNFPVANKFKASGGTSISPEMAALLLAIVVSSASFIAETVRGAIDALPKAQWEAAGSLGLSRRDTVNDIILPQVFRVVLPSFGNQYISLTKNTALGIAVGYPDLFNIYGTIANQTGHSLEGIIIVMASYLILSWIISSSVYWANRRLNPMGVSQ
- a CDS encoding LysR family transcriptional regulator; the encoded protein is MDVGRLRALRELSIRKTMAAVAEALHVSPSAVSQQIALLEEEVGIRLVERRGRGVVMTPAGQQLVLRAEKILIEIESAKADIAELKSVVSGELRVAAFPSVAAAVIPKVVYDLAERHPHLTVQFEEMEPGESVAALRSWQTDVAIIDDLNISTGALDPNIETIFLMEDVFNVMVSKDHRLSERPTVGLHELREDRWAIDTASDTYTRMLVEACQEEGFKPNIVARCKGFEVTIALIRQNYGISILPGLRASYDLEDVWVCRLVPEIRRRIFIAFRKEEKRSPALQVFLDRMAEKPPLS